The sequence CAGCGCCAGGGCCTGCCCGACGCCGGCCGCGATCACGGCCAGGATCCCGACGAGCCAGAGCGGCCGGCGGAGCAGGTCGAGGACCAGCCCGATCCGGAAGCCGTCGCTCTGTGGCACGGTGAGCGCGGCCCGCCGCTGGAGCACGGTGGCGAGCGCGTTGCTCAGCGCCGCGAACAGTGCGAAGAGGACCGGCAGGACGACGCCCATGCCCCGATCCTCGTGGCGCCCGCCGCCCGTCGGCGCCGCGACACCGTCCCGGACCCCGGGCGCCCGGGGCCGTTCCCCCGTCCGGGGGCGGGCTACGCGGACCTGGACGCTCCGGACGTTCCCGCAGACGCCTCGTACGCGCGGCGCAGCGCCAGGGCCGCCAGGGCTTCCGGGGCGCCGTCCTGGCCGCGGATGCCGGGGAAGGCGTTGATGTCGACGATCAGCGGGGTCCCGTCGCCGGTGTCGAGGATGTCCACGCCGTAGACGTCCAGGGCGAACACCGCACCCACCTCGCGCACCAGCGCCGCCCAGCCGTCCGGCAGCGCGTCCAGCGGCAGCGGCCGGTTGGGGCCGCGCCCCTGCGGGGACAGGTCCGAACGGCGCGTGGCCGCGAAGACCCGGTCCTCTATCACCCACAGCTTGTGGTCCCAGCCGCTGTTGGGCGCGAACTCCTGGACCACCACCGGCTCCCGCGACCAGACGGCCGCCAGCCGGGCCAGCTGCCCGGCGTCGTCGACGCGCGCGACGAGGTCGCCCCGGCGGTTGTGCCGGCTCTTGACCACCACGGGGGAGGAGAGCGGGGCGCCGGCGGCCCACACGGCGAGGGAGCCGAAGGTCCGGGTGGCCGCGAAGGGCAGGCCGGCGCGCCGGGCGAGCTCCGCCATCCGCGTCCGGTCCTGGCACAGCGTGGTCGCGGCCGCGGAGTTCACCACGGTGGCACCGTGCCGCTCCAGGTCCCGTGCGAGGGCCAGCGCGTGGGGCGTCCCCGACTTCAGCAGGTACACGTCGGCCGGCTGCCGCGGCACGTCGGCGGTCACCGGATCGAGCGCCTCGACGGTGTGCTCGCGGGACAGCAGGCCGGTGGCCGCCGCCAGCAGCGGATGGCCGGGTTCCGGGGTGATCAGGCCGATCCTCATGCGCTGTCACCGGCCCCTGCCGAGGCCTGCACCGGTATGGACAGGGGCAGCGAGGAGTGCGGCCGCAGGTACGGGGCGGTGGAGCCGCCCGCCCGGGCCAGTCCCAGTACCGCCCGGGCCACCCGGGCCGCGGCGTCCGGCACCTGACGGAAGCTCGGGAAGTCGTTCACGTCGACGACCACCGGCCCCTCCGGGCCCAGCAGCACGTCCACCCCGTACAGGTCGAGTCCGTACACCGAGCCCACCTGCGCGGCGATCGCCGCGACCTCCGCCGACAGCGGCACGCGACGCTCGCGCACGGCGGGGTCGGGGTGCAGCGGCGAGCAGCGCTCGGTCGCGAACAGCTCCCCGCCGACCCCGTACACCTTGAGGTCGGTGCCCGCGTTGGGCACGTACGGCTGGGCGATGAGCATGCCCTCGCCCGCCAGCCCGGGCAGCATCTCCTCCAGCCGCCCCGGCGAGGGCACCAGGTGCACGGCGCGCCCGGAGCTGCCGTCGGCGGGCTTGACGACCAGGGGGTACTCGGCCGCCGGTATCTCCCGGAGCAGTTCGGGGCGGGCCACCGCGTACGTGGGCGGCAGCGGGAGCCCCCGGCCGCGCCCGATGGCGGCCGCCAGCGCCTTGTCCCGTACGCCGCGGATCGAGCGGGCGTCGTTGACCGTGGTCATCCCGGCCGCGGCGGCGGCCTCGAGCAGAGTCAGCCCCGGCCCGCCGGACACCGTCTTGAGCACCCAGGCGTCGTGTGCCCCCGCGTCCACCACTTCGGACATGCGCAGCAGCGAGCCGCCCGGCCGCACCACGTCCACCTGGTGACCCCACGCGGTCAGCTGCCCGATCACCGCGTTCGGCATGCCGTCGTGGCGGTAGTGCTCCTCCACCAGGAAGCAGAGCCTCATCGACCTTCCCCAAATTCCCCGGACGTCCGCCGATTCCGCCCGGCGAGTTGTGACGTCACAGGATGTCATGGACCGCAATGTGATGATCGGTCCGCGTCGGAGGCCG comes from Streptomyces sp. NBC_01408 and encodes:
- a CDS encoding RimK family alpha-L-glutamate ligase, which produces MRLCFLVEEHYRHDGMPNAVIGQLTAWGHQVDVVRPGGSLLRMSEVVDAGAHDAWVLKTVSGGPGLTLLEAAAAAGMTTVNDARSIRGVRDKALAAAIGRGRGLPLPPTYAVARPELLREIPAAEYPLVVKPADGSSGRAVHLVPSPGRLEEMLPGLAGEGMLIAQPYVPNAGTDLKVYGVGGELFATERCSPLHPDPAVRERRVPLSAEVAAIAAQVGSVYGLDLYGVDVLLGPEGPVVVDVNDFPSFRQVPDAAARVARAVLGLARAGGSTAPYLRPHSSLPLSIPVQASAGAGDSA
- a CDS encoding RimK family alpha-L-glutamate ligase, with the protein product MRIGLITPEPGHPLLAAATGLLSREHTVEALDPVTADVPRQPADVYLLKSGTPHALALARDLERHGATVVNSAAATTLCQDRTRMAELARRAGLPFAATRTFGSLAVWAAGAPLSSPVVVKSRHNRRGDLVARVDDAGQLARLAAVWSREPVVVQEFAPNSGWDHKLWVIEDRVFAATRRSDLSPQGRGPNRPLPLDALPDGWAALVREVGAVFALDVYGVDILDTGDGTPLIVDINAFPGIRGQDGAPEALAALALRRAYEASAGTSGASRSA